From the Serratia nematodiphila DZ0503SBS1 genome, one window contains:
- the lrhA gene encoding transcriptional regulator LrhA, with the protein MTTANRPILNLDLDLLRTFVAVADLNTFAAAAVAVCRTQSAVSQQMQRLEQLVGKELFARHGRNKLLTEHGIQLLGYARKILRFNDEACTSLMYNNIKGVLTIGASDDTADTILPFLLNRVTAIYPKLAIDVRVKRSTTMVDLLEEGEIDLAVTTADPAGHPHIVLRTSPTLWYCAADYHYQAGEPIPLVVMDEPSPFRALAIKQLDEAGIPWRIAYVASTLSAVRAACKAGLGVTARPIEMMSPDLRVLGAVEGLPPLPDTQYALCKNAQCSNELAMAIFSAMQGGNDGYGFNGAEAGLQGDQDDASLVDEEE; encoded by the coding sequence ATGACAACTGCAAATCGTCCGATACTTAATCTCGACCTCGATCTGCTAAGAACCTTTGTTGCGGTTGCTGATTTGAATACCTTCGCGGCGGCGGCTGTTGCCGTTTGCCGTACGCAATCAGCCGTCAGCCAACAAATGCAGCGATTAGAGCAACTGGTCGGCAAAGAACTGTTTGCCCGCCATGGGCGCAACAAACTCCTGACTGAGCATGGTATTCAGCTTCTCGGTTATGCCAGGAAGATCCTGCGCTTTAACGACGAAGCCTGTACCTCGCTGATGTACAACAATATTAAAGGTGTTCTGACCATCGGCGCTTCCGACGACACCGCCGATACCATTCTGCCTTTCCTGTTGAACCGTGTGACCGCCATCTATCCGAAGCTGGCCATTGACGTGCGCGTAAAGCGCAGCACGACGATGGTCGATCTGCTGGAAGAGGGTGAGATCGATCTGGCGGTGACCACGGCCGATCCGGCCGGGCACCCGCACATCGTGCTGCGCACGTCGCCGACGCTGTGGTACTGCGCTGCCGATTACCACTATCAGGCCGGCGAACCTATCCCGCTGGTGGTGATGGATGAACCAAGCCCGTTCCGCGCGCTGGCGATCAAACAGTTGGACGAAGCCGGTATCCCGTGGCGTATCGCCTACGTCGCCTCCACGCTGTCTGCGGTGCGGGCGGCCTGTAAGGCCGGCCTGGGCGTGACCGCGCGGCCGATCGAGATGATGAGCCCCGATCTGCGGGTGCTGGGCGCGGTGGAAGGTTTGCCGCCGCTGCCGGATACCCAGTATGCGCTGTGCAAAAACGCGCAGTGCAGCAACGAACTGGCAATGGCCATCTTCAGCGCGATGCAGGGCGGCAATGACGGCTATGGCTTCAACGGCGCGGAAGCCGGTCTCCAGGGCGATCAGGATGATGCCAGCCTGGTGGACGAAGAAGAATAA
- a CDS encoding pyridoxal phosphate-dependent aminotransferase, producing MSPIEKSSKLDNVCYDIRGPVLKEAKRLEEEGNKVLKLNIGNPAPFGFDAPDEILVDVIRNLPTAQGYSDSKGLFSARKAIMQHYQARNMRDVTVEDIYIGNGVSELIVQSMQALLNSGDEMLVPAPDYPLWTAAVSLSGGKAVHYLCDEQAGWFPDLDDIISKITPRTRGIVIINPNNPTGAVYSKALLEQIVEIARQHNLIIFADEIYDKILYDEAEHHSIAALAPDLLTVTFNGLSKTYRVAGFRQGWMVLNGPKKHAKGYIEGLEMLASMRLCANVPMQHAIQTALGGYQSISEFIQPGGRLYEQRNRTWELLNDIPGVSCVKPQGALYMFPRIDAKRFNIHDDQKLVLDLLLQEKVLLVQGTAFNWPYPDHVRIVTLPRVDELEMAVGKLGRFLEGYHQ from the coding sequence ATGTCCCCCATTGAGAAATCCAGCAAACTGGACAACGTCTGCTATGACATTCGCGGCCCGGTGCTTAAAGAAGCTAAACGTCTTGAAGAAGAAGGCAACAAAGTCCTGAAACTGAACATCGGCAACCCTGCCCCGTTCGGCTTCGACGCCCCGGACGAAATCCTGGTCGACGTGATCCGCAATCTGCCCACGGCGCAAGGTTACTCCGACTCCAAGGGCCTCTTCTCGGCGCGTAAAGCGATCATGCAGCACTATCAGGCGCGCAACATGCGTGACGTGACCGTTGAGGATATCTACATTGGCAACGGCGTCTCCGAGCTGATCGTTCAATCCATGCAGGCGCTGCTCAACAGCGGCGACGAAATGCTGGTGCCGGCGCCGGACTATCCGCTGTGGACCGCCGCGGTCTCGCTGTCCGGCGGCAAGGCCGTACATTACCTGTGCGATGAGCAGGCCGGCTGGTTCCCGGATCTGGACGACATCATCAGCAAGATCACCCCGCGCACCCGCGGCATCGTGATCATCAACCCGAACAACCCGACCGGCGCGGTGTACAGCAAAGCGCTGCTGGAGCAGATCGTCGAGATCGCCCGCCAACACAACCTGATCATCTTCGCCGACGAAATCTACGACAAGATCCTGTATGACGAAGCGGAGCATCATTCGATCGCTGCGCTGGCGCCGGATCTGTTGACCGTGACCTTCAACGGCCTGTCGAAAACCTACCGCGTGGCGGGCTTCCGTCAAGGCTGGATGGTGCTGAACGGGCCGAAGAAGCACGCCAAAGGCTATATCGAAGGGCTGGAGATGCTGGCTTCGATGCGCCTGTGCGCCAACGTGCCGATGCAGCACGCCATTCAGACCGCGCTGGGCGGTTATCAAAGCATCAGCGAATTCATTCAGCCCGGCGGCCGTCTGTACGAACAGCGCAACCGCACCTGGGAACTGCTCAACGACATTCCGGGCGTCTCATGCGTGAAGCCGCAGGGCGCGCTGTATATGTTCCCGCGCATCGATGCCAAACGCTTCAATATCCATGACGACCAGAAACTGGTGCTGGATCTGCTGCTGCAGGAAAAAGTGCTGCTGGTGCAGGGGACCGCATTCAACTGGCCCTACCCGGATCACGTGCGTATCGTCACCCTGCCGCGCGTAGACGAGCTGGAAATGGCGGTCGGCAAGCTGGGCCGCTTCCTTGAAGGCTACCATCAGTAA